One Pseudorasbora parva isolate DD20220531a chromosome 4, ASM2467924v1, whole genome shotgun sequence genomic region harbors:
- the lbx1b gene encoding transcription factor LBX1b has protein sequence MATTKVVKMREATESRGMNPLDHLPPPASSNKPLTPFSIADILSKPTVRRAHRIHRLPASERPRQSITISRQTLITQTSPLCALQELASKTFKGLELGVLQAAEGRDGSALFGQRDSPKKRRKSRTAFTNHQLYELEKRFLHQKYLSPADRDQIAHQLGLSNAQVITWFQNRRAKLKRDLEEMKADVESVRSTGVVPLEKLAKLADLERCAAGATGHPGPECSPRLGQEYKSAHKLCLSPMSSLSDHTSQDYSEDEDAEIDVDV, from the exons ATGGCGACCACCAAAGTTGTCAAAATGCGTGAGGCTACGGAGAGCCGCGGGATGAACCCCCTGGACCACCTTCCGCCACCTGCGAGTTCCAACAAGCCCTTAACGCCCTTCAGCATCGCAGACATCCTCAGCAAACCTACTGTCAGACGTGCTCACAGGATTCACCGGCTTCCAGCATCAGAGAGACCCCGGCAGAGCATCACTATATCAAGGCAGACTCTCATCACTCAAACGTCGCCTCTGTGTGCTCTTCAGGAACTAGCAAGCAAAACGTTCAAAGGTCTCGAATTAGGAGTGCTCCAGGCAGCAGAAG GGAGGGATGGGTCGGCTCTGTTTGGTCAAAGGGACAGTCCTAAAAAGCGCCGAAAATCTAGGACGGCCTTCACTAACCACCAGTTATATGAACTAGAGAAAAGGTTTCTCCATCAGAAATACTTGTCACCCGCCGACAGAGATCAAATTGCCCATCAGCTGGGGCTGTCAAACGCGCAAGTCATAACCTGGTTCCAGAACAGAAGGGCAAAATTAAAGCGAGACCTGGAGGAGATGAAAGCGGACGTGGAGTCGGTCAGATCCACTGGCGTGGTCCCTCTGGAAAAACTCGCTAAATTGGCTGATCTGGAGAGGTGTGCAGCTGGAGCCACGGGACACCCGGGGCCCGAGTGCTCGCCACGGCTAGGTCAGGAGTACAAGAGTGCGCACAAATTATGTCTGTCCCCCATGTCGTCTCTCTCAGACCACACAAGTCAAGACTACTCCGAGGACGAAGACGCGGAAATAGACGTTGATGTCTGA
- the cenpk gene encoding centromere protein K — protein sequence MTTAPSKQTEMEQDKQSSQSSGDAGCMVTAKAVLLEECEEQFGLLQELQNEIILADTKANDDESNEAVNRLLAITSELEQWQEMEPKLLTTNPEVLLAVGKEELQRLNSQLKMVLSCSQAKLDAQKQILKREQTWQAEKKEALNAVSEKLTRLQHENEKSEHSILQDMKRKINNLKDYHSILMEMLSDMLAEHFPLPDPLGNSTKKKRAAAYDGEINLISLSEIIERLTNKTLETPHDPYVTTDDTFWPPYTEMLLRNGIAIRHPEDCNKIRLEFFV from the exons ATG ACCACAGCACCATCAAAGCAAACAGAAATGGAGCAGGACAAACAGTCCTCTCAGTCTTCAGGGGACGCAGGCTGTATGGTCACTGCAAAAGCTGTGTTGTTGGAGGAGTGTGAGGAGCAGTTTGGACTGTTACAGGAG CTTCAAAATGAGATAATTTTGGCAGACACAAAGGCTAATGATGATGAGTCAAATGAG gCAGTGAATCGCCTGCTTGCAATCACATCTGAGCTTGAACAGTGGCAGGAAATGGAACCAAAAT tGCTGACAACAAATCCTGAAGTCTTATTAGCTGTTGGAAAAGAAGAG TTGCAAAGACTCAACAGTCAACTTAAAATGGTCTTGTCATGCTCACAAGCAAAGTTGGATGCCCAGAAACAGATTTTGAAAAG GGAGCAGACGTGGCAAGCAGAGAAGAAAGAAGCATTGAATGCAGTGTCGGAGAAACTCACCAGATTACAGCATGAAAACGAGAAATCAGAGCACAG TATTTTGCAGGATATGAAGAGAAAAATTAACAATCTAAAGGACTATCATAGCATTCTCATGGAAATGCTGAGCGACATGTTAGCTGAGCACTTCCCACTTCCTGATCCCCTAGGAAACagcacaaagaaaaaaaga GCTGCTGCATATGATGGCGAGATTAACCTGATTTCACTGAGTGAGATTATCGAG AGATTGACCAATAAAACTTTAGAAACTCCACATGACCCTTATGTGACAACTGATGACACTTTCTGGCCGCCGTACACAGAGATGCTTCTTCGCAATGGAATTGCAATACGACATCCGGAAGATTGCAATAAAATCCGTCTggaattttttgtttaa